In Oscillospiraceae bacterium, a single genomic region encodes these proteins:
- a CDS encoding DUF4352 domain-containing protein codes for MKKFLCFLLSVILIMSLSACIMEDVPIKEEGKEQSQSVSEKKDTTYKLNDAAVFKDLKFTATEIKESNGDGFFEPESGNVFVGVKFTIENISDEEQSVSSLLLFEGYVDDVKSSYSLSAACAFDEGTLDGTVAAGKKLVGWYALEVPENWSTIELDVQSSWLSNSSAKFVFENK; via the coding sequence ATGAAAAAATTTTTATGTTTCTTATTGTCGGTTATCTTAATTATGTCTCTATCGGCATGTATTATGGAAGATGTACCGATTAAAGAAGAGGGAAAAGAACAGAGTCAATCGGTTTCAGAGAAAAAAGATACAACATACAAGCTGAATGATGCGGCTGTTTTTAAGGATTTAAAATTCACAGCGACCGAAATTAAGGAATCGAATGGTGATGGCTTTTTTGAACCGGAAAGCGGAAATGTTTTTGTAGGTGTAAAATTTACAATCGAGAACATATCTGATGAAGAACAATCAGTCAGCAGTTTATTGTTATTTGAAGGCTATGTTGATGATGTGAAAAGTTCGTATTCTCTTTCCGCAGCATGTGCTTTTGATGAAGGAACGCTTGACGGAACTGTGGCGGCAGGTAAAAAATTAGTTGGTTGGTATGCTTTAGAAGTGCCGGAAAATTGGTCGACTATAGAGTTAGATGTTCAAAGCTCATGGCTATCCAACAGCTCAGCTAAGTTTGTGTTTGAAAATAAATAA